The Synechococcales cyanobacterium T60_A2020_003 genomic interval AGAGCGATCTGGGGAAGCCCGCGCTCTACCCGATAGGGTGAGCGTCGGGAGGATGTCACTAAAAATTTCAACACTGTGGGATGGAGAGAGTCGCTAGCATAGAGGGGAGAGGTCTATCATTGAATGTTCTACCCAGAGCATCCACTCATCTTAAGATCACATGAATACCCGTTATCTTTCAGACTAAGATAGACCTGGTAAGCATACCTACCTATTGACGTTTAGTGAACTGGCAATCATAAATCTCATGAGCGATATTCACGATTTGATTGAAAAAGAAGTTGAGCAAGCCCGTGCGGTTTGCGAAGCGGATGACCCCGCTGCTTGTGCAGCCGCTTGGGACGCAGTGGAAGAATTACAGGCTGAAGCTGCTCACCAAAAGCAAAACACCCCTGAAAAGACCTACTTCGAAAAGTACTGCGATGACAATCCTGAAGCTGCTGAGTGCCGCGTTTATGACGACTAAGGTCGTCTGAGCGTATTGCTCAGCACCTATTAACTTTGCATTGGTGGTTGTTCACTGATGTTGAGTTTGCAAAGAGCTAAAGCAGGAATCGGTCATGCTCCGGGCGTGGCGGTTCCTGTTTTCACTTGATACCCTTCCAATCTGGATGCAGTTCCCTGTTCCTGAAACGGGTTGTCAATGATCGAAACCTTGGGTCCTATGCAGTCCATTACTATTCCATTACCCGATCTCGTCGCTACCCGCACCCTAGGCCATGCCCTGGGGCGATCGCTCCCCCCTGGAACCATTGTGTTGCTCTCGGGGGATTTGGGTGCTGGCAAAACATCCCTCGTTCAGGGAATAGGGGAAGGACTGGGAATCACGGAACCGATCACCAGCCCGACCTTTGCCTTGATTCAGGAATATCTAGAAGGCACAATGCCGCTGTATCACCTGGATCTGTATCGGTTAGAGCCAGCGGATGTGGCCGGACTGTTTATTGAGCAGTATTGGGAGGGCATAGAATGTCCCCTGGGCATTGTGGCGATTGAGTGGGCAGAGCGGATGCCGCACCGTCCCGACGCTTATCTTCAGATTGCGCTAACGATGACAGCGGGCGATCGCCGTTCGGC includes:
- the tsaE gene encoding tRNA (adenosine(37)-N6)-threonylcarbamoyltransferase complex ATPase subunit type 1 TsaE; this encodes MQSITIPLPDLVATRTLGHALGRSLPPGTIVLLSGDLGAGKTSLVQGIGEGLGITEPITSPTFALIQEYLEGTMPLYHLDLYRLEPADVAGLFIEQYWEGIECPLGIVAIEWAERMPHRPDAYLQIALTMTAGDRRSATLTWIGDAPSPLPEVQQAIAQSPLVP